The following are from one region of the Muntiacus reevesi chromosome 3, mMunRee1.1, whole genome shotgun sequence genome:
- the CSRNP3 gene encoding cysteine/serine-rich nuclear protein 3: MSGILKRKFEEVDGSSPCSSVRESDDEVSSSESADSGDSVNPSTSNHFPPSSILKREKRLRTKNVHFSCVTVYYFTRRQGFTSVPSQGGSTLGMSSRHNSVRQYTLGEFAREQERLHREMLREHLREEKLNSLKLKMTKNGTVESEEASTLTVDDISDDDIDLDNTEVDEYFFLQPLPTKKRRALLRASGVKKIDVEEKHELRAIRLSREDCGCDCRAFCDPETCTCSLAGIKCQVDRMSFPCGCTKEGCSNTAGRIEFNPIRVRTHFLHTIMKLELEKNREQPIPALNGCPGEMGAHGSAMGPVAHSVEYALADNFEIETEPQAAVLHLQSAEELDCQGEEEEEEEEDGSSFCSGVTDSSTQSLAPSESEEEEEEEEEEEEEDDDEKGDGFVEGLGPHAEVVPLPSVLCYSDGTAVHESHAKNAPFYASSSTLYYQIDSHIPGTPNQISENYPERETVKSGALSLVPYTMTPEQFVDYARQAEEAYGASHYPAANPSVIVCCSSSENDGGVPCNSLYPEHRSSHPQVEFHSYLKGPSQEGFVSAMNGDSHISEHPAEDPLSLAEKSRLHEECIKSPVVETVPV, translated from the exons cctcctccatcctcaAAAGAGAGAAGCGGCTGAGGACCAAGAATGTGCATTTCAGCTGCGTCACTGTGTACTACTTCACCCGGAGGCAGGGCTTCACGAGCGTGCCCAGCCAAGGCGGCAGCACCCTGGGCATGTCCAGCCGCCACAACAGCGTGCGCCAGTACACCCTGGGCGAGTTCGCCAGGGAGCAGGAGAGGCTCCACCGGGAGATGCTCAGAGAACACCTCAGGGAGGAAAAACTGAATTCTCTAAAACTAAAG ATGACAAAGAACGGCACTGTGGAATCTGAAGAAGCGAGCACTCTTACAGTGGATGACATTTCTGATGATGATATTGATTTAGACAATACCGAGGTGGATGAGTACTTCTTTCTTCAACCCCTGCCAACAAAAAAACGAAGAGCACTGCTGCGGGCCTCTGGAGTTAAAAAGATTGACGTGGAGGAAAAGCACGAGCTGAGGGCCATCCGCCTGTCTCGAGAGGACTGTGGTTGTGACTGCCGGGCGTTCTGTGATCCAGAAACGTGTACCTGCAGCCTGGCAGGCATTAAGTGTCAG GTGGATCGCATGTCCTTCCCCTGCGGCTGCACTAAAGAAGGTTGTAGTAACACAGCCGGCAGAATTGAATTCAATCCGATCCGCGTCCGGACTCACTTTTTGCACACAATAATGAAACTCGAACTGGAGAAAAACCGCGAGCAGCCAATCCCGGCGCTGAACGGCTGCCCCGGGGAGATGGGTGCGCACGGCAGCGCCATGGGCCCGGTGGCTCACTCCGTCGAATACGCTCTCGCAGACAATTTCGAGATTGAGACGGAACCGCAGGCCGCCGTGCTGCACCTGCAGTCGGCCGAGGAGTTAGACTgccagggagaggaggaggaggaggaggaagaggacggCAGCAGCTTCTGCAGCGGAGTCACGGACTCCAGCACGCAGAGCCTGGCCCCCAGCGAgtccgaggaggaggaggaggaagaggaggaggaggaggaagaggacgaCGACGAGAAAGGGGACGGTTTCGTGGAAGGGCTGGGTCCTCACGCCGAGGTGGTCCCTCTTCCTTCCGTCCTTTGCTATTCCGATGGCACCGCCGTCCACGAGAGCCACGCAAAGAACGCTCCTTTTTATGCCAGCTCTTCGACCCTCTATTACCAAATAGATAGCCACATTCCAGGAACGCCCAACCAGATCTCTGAAAACTATCCGGAAAGAGAGACTGTCAAGAGCGGTGCCCTCTCGCTGGTGCCTTACACCATGACCCCGGAGCAGTTCGTGGACTACGCCCGGCAAGCCGAAGAGGCGTATGGCGCCTCCCACTATCCAGCAGCCAACCCCTCCGTCATCGTTTGCTGCTCCTCTTCGGAAAATGACGGCGGAGTGCCCTGCAATAGCTTATATCCCGAACACAGGTCCAGTCATCCTCAAGTGGAATTTCACTCATACTTGAAAGGCCCCTCCCAGGAAGGGTTTGTCTCTGCGATGAATGGTGACAGTCACATTTCAGAGCATCCTGCTGAAGATCCTCTGAGCCTTGCAGAAAAGAGTAGATTGCACGAAGAGTGCATCAAATCGCCCGTGGTCGAGACTGTCCCTGTTTAG